TTGACAGCAATCTAATAATGATGTTGACAATCATGCAAGCAGGAAGTCGTCTAAGATGGAGTGTGGGCTAATAATTGCTGCCATCCCATTAACTGCCCGTGATTTGCACTCTAGTCACTGCCCATATGAACTGCAAGAGATCAATCACCTTTTTCCATACACATCCTCTAACACAGTTACAAtcataaaacatgacatttaacaATATGATAAAATGTGATCCATAAAGACTACATCATATTAAGTGTGAAACCTCtcagttttttaaatatagCACATTATAAGCCTATATATGTATTTTGATtgatagatagacagacagacagacagacagacagacagacagatagatagatcgatcgatagatagatagatagatagatagatagatagatagatagatagatagatagatagatagatagatggatagaatCTGAATCAAAACTTTTCTCAGCTACAGGCTTTAATACatcatttacagaaataaaccaacttttaatttaataaattaattatttaattatcaaatCATATTATTTCGTTTGAGAAAAAGCTCACAGATACAACTTTAACAGAATTTGCTCCACTCACCATCAGTTTTCCATCCTCGACAGGTGAACAGTACAGGGGGGAATGTCGTAGCTTAACTTCAGTGCGGATAAAAACGTTGTTTCAAATAAATCTGTTCGTCCGTTAACGACGTTTGACGCTTTGTCCCAGTGCACAACTGGTAATTTCCACGATTCCAACAGGAAAACcctgagcgagagagagagagaaagagagagagagagagagagagagagagagagagagagagagagagagagagagagagagagagagagagagagagagagagagagcgtgtgagATTCAACCGCCCCTCCGCGCGGCAGAGCCAGAGAAGTGTACTGCTGTGCTTCCGGATGTTCAAGGGGACCAAGTGAGTGCAGAGATGTTGTGGTGGACATTATCGTGCGTAATTGTCGGGATGTTTGCAATCTGGCATGTATCAGAAACTAAAAGCTAAAGCCACATAATCAGATTGAGttctgaaactgtgtgtgtgtgtgtgtgtgtgtgtgtgtgtgtgtgtgtgtgtgtgtgtgtgtgtgtgtgcgtgcgtgcgtgcgtgcgtgcgcgtgtgtgtgaggaagTGAATGGGGTCAGTGGGGACACAAAAGTTTTTAGGAGCCTCAAACGTCGAAAGGATTCAGTCATTACACtagaaaacaacacatgaagAAACACATCAGAGTGGAGAATGAGCAGGTGgtgcagctctgtctgtcaTACAGCCTTATGTTTTGCATATGGATAATAATACATCTCTAAAGTTACTGTCAACCATTCACTGTGACCCTAATGCCCCCTGGTGGATACAGACAGCACTACAAGAGACATTTACAAAGGCCCGTTTTTAGCTTTTTGGGGGCCCTATGCAAGATGCTGTTTGGAGGCCCCTATTGTGTCAAGCTATGATTCTAAACCCTTTAAGATGATCTGTGGAGATGCTCAGTCTGTTTccctttaaaaggaaaacaagctAGATTTGTGAATagtataaattaaatttacttCAAGGttcttttgaataaaaaaatactacatCAAAAACTTAACTTTACTGTAGGAATAGAGGCAGGTTTGTTCAAATTAGCAAACTACATTGTCACAATAAATATTGTGATAAATGTGGCAAAGACTGAGTTGTCACAAccacaaattacatttacaaaatacgataggagagagagataggacaatcttaaagttttatttttaaagcacaCTTCACATTATAGGCCTATACAATGACAACACACTAAACTTAATAcaataatcataaaaacaatcCAAAAGTAATGTTACTCTGGCAAATATTTAACAATATAGGAGGTCTATGGCTAAGAGGCGACACCCACCAGACGACGATATCGCAGACATAGCAGAGATTTTCCCAACaacacaccctccctctcaaaGTGTAATGTTACTGAGCTACAGCAACAAAATGAGCTGCAGCCTGCTATAATCCGACACGACGGGCGTCACTTCAGTCAATCAGATCCACAGCACAGtccattcaaatgaaaattttattttagctCTTTCGTAAATCACACACTGTATAATGCTGGGTTTATTTGCATACAAACAATCCTAGCCACAACCTATTCAGCATTTATTGgcagtatataaacatttaataactgGGTTGTAATGTTATGTAGATATAAGCAGGTACATTTTTAGATAACAGTGTTaattataataaacattataaTTCCATTTATGAAGCACCCATAACTGCATGTTGGTGTATACACAGATAAAGAATGGCAGTTTTATGAATGGGTGCAGTCACACCAAATCTTACCCACAATAACactgacccccccccaaaaaaaaaaaaaaaaaataaaaatacataatgataataataaataaaaataaataaatgaagcagtgttttaaaaaatgaaaaattcttTGCAATGTGAACATTTAGCATTTGAAGAAAAACCAAAGGAACCTTTGACCTAAATCTAtaaaatttcacaaaacacTCCAGCCTCTTCCTTGTTCTTTAATCATTTCTGTGGCTGCACAAAAGAGTCTTTTTCAGCAGTCAGCTTTACAGAATAATCCTTTTAATAAATCCTTTGATTCCAAATTTTCCTTGCATGTGCCTATACATATTTTGGTATCAAATGCAACCTACGTCACAGAGGTTGCAGGTTGAAATGATTGGTTATAAATTTTAGGAAGTCTGTCTTTAATTGCACCACTGCTGATTTTCCATCGCAGTGTAGAGAGGTTACaccggggggtgggggggagggggcgcTGTTGAGACTTTTCAAACGGATTTAGTTGAGTGAAATTGACAGTTGTTTTTTACGGACTTCACTAAATTCAGTCACACCGCAGATAATGTGAGAGTTCAACACTGACGAGACGAGAGGAAACAAGTCAGCGACATGGCTCAGCAGGTAGAGATCTGAAGTGATGTGCTGTTGTTGTAGGATAAGAGTGataggttgttttttgtttctttgttgttactctgcattgttttcttattttccagCTAAACAACGAAGAAGGGACCACATTAATTCCTCCGCAAAAAGTTGCTGGAGAACAAAGAGGTTCAATGATATCTGCGTCTTTCAATTTTATCAATTCCATCATAGGATCAGGAATCATAGGTAGGCTGAATATTCACTTCATAATAGCCTACATTATATTGCTTAACTAAATAAATTCAATCATAACCAAACCGTAGTACGAGTATTACAGATTTCAAGCGTCaagttattgattattgaatTTATTGAGTTCAATAATCAGTTGCAGTTGCTCATTTTTGTGCAACAAGGAGACGCTTTCATACCGCTGGAGCGCTTGCAGTGGTAAACCCTCCGTATCATATGACTAGCGCCTGTTGGCCCCCGATCTCCCTTTAACTCTTTCATCCTCAAAAATGACCCAAATCCATATGCACATCATTCTCTTCAAATTTATCCaacagattgattgattgtatctgtgatacttttttttgttttttacaagaCAATACAAAATCAATTTGTGGCGAACTTTGTTTTTTGCTGCAAACATTGTTACAGTGCCTTTAGGCTAAAAACCATATTAAGtatgtaaattaattaaaataaattattctgtACAGTGCCTTGTTAACATACCCCCTCAGACTTCTTTAGTATCATTAGTTCCATACATTGTTTCTTACATTAAAAAGTAGCTTGGCTGTTAATGTGTCATTATGTTCTAAAAATGTCTTACAGTGTCATTTTCTTGAATCCGTGCAGAATGAAATCTAACACTGTGTCTTCAGCTGATTTCTTCATTTACATGCAGCATTGCCCCCAAAATTAGCATCCTCAAATATAAACATCTATAAACTTGTGATCAAGAGAGCGGATCAATAAACCcagctctgactctgtgttCACTGTAGAGATACTGTATGTCAGGGTCTTTGTGTCGTTGATTTCCTACTGTCAGAGGGTCTTATTCAATAATGTACCATGAATGTTGTGTTAATTGTGTGCACATTTATGCTGTGTAACCGCTTGCATTCTTCACATCTTTGATTTCCACGGTACAttcctcagctgcagctgtatgctgttttttttttttttttttttcttaaaccaGGTTTACCATATGCACTGAACCAGGCAGGGCTCCCGCTTGGTCTCCTGCTTTTGATAGCTGTTGCGCTCATCACAGGTGAGTATATTGAGAAATCAGTGTTATTATGAAAATGCCAACTGGACAAATTGATAACATTATGTTTGCATTTCATGGCAGACTACTCAATCATCTTATTAATCAAAGGAGGCAACCTGTCAGGCACAAACAGTTATCAGTCACTGGTGCAAAGCACATTTGGTTTCCCTGGATTTCTGATTTTATCTGGACTGCAGTTCCTTTATCCTTTCATTGGTAAGCGGATTAAAGTGCAAGTAGCAAAGTAGCCCAGAGTTGAATAATATATCAAGTTACATAGCAGCATGTTATTTCTAATTGTCAATGTGGCCTGAAAAGTCTTTTATATTCTCTTTATTCCATTCTATGTTCTATGTCTTTTGACTTTTAGTTCAGTCTAAATAATACTGCAGATTAATATGAGCAATACAATGATGCTTCacctctgttttcctcctcagctATGATTAGCTACAACATCACAACTGGTGACACACTGACCAAAGTATTTCAGCGAATACCAGGAGGTATGCTGCACATAGTTTATTCCGCCTCAGATAAAAGCTTTAAATAAGATTTAAAGCTCTTTAGATAAAGTATGTTTCAATAAAAACCTGCAGtgcatatttaaatgcatcagatGTTTCATTTATCTGTTGTGATATCTTGTGTTTGCAGTTGGTACAGATCACATACTTGCAGAGCGTCACTTTGTGATCTTGCTTTCGACCCTTGTATTCACACTGCCTCTCTCACTTTATCGAAACATAGAGAAACTTGGGAAGGTAAGGTTGATTATGAGGCATTTGTTAGTGTAATTTGGTGATTTCGAAACTGCCTGTAAAACATTCATGTATGTTACCAGGTGTCCCTCCTGTCAATGGTGCTGACACTTACCATCCTCGTCATTGTAATCATCAGAGCAGCTACCTTTGGACCCCAAATGTATGATTCCTGCTAATTTGCTAATCCATTGTGGTTTTAGTTTAAATGTTCCTGTGTGTGAACCATggtgttctttttttaatgaaaaccaACTAAAATGCTATTATAGaaacataattatgttttttttctgtgtttcttgaTGACTAAATATGAATATCACCCTCTAGCCCCCCCACAGAGAATGCATGGGCATTTGCAAAGTGGAATGCAATTCAGGCAGTTGGCGTAATGTCTTTTGGTGAGTCTGTCTgcatgctgatgctgatgatgcagATGCCTGATATTTTAGCAATTATACCTGTAAATATTAGACTTACTTTTGTTAGGATGTCAGAAAGCATGCTTCCAATAGGATGGTAATGTTGCTCTACGTCTGTAGGCAATCATTTTCTTACATGTCAGCAATAAAAAACTTTGCTTAAGCGGGGAAATGTTAGAGCTGTATGTCTGACAGCTCGTTTTGGAATTTTTCTGCCGCCTAGTGGCCAAAAATCAATTCCTGCAACAGTAATCTAATGTCTTTAAATTGATCCTATCAAAAGATTAAAGCCTCAATGCACTGTATAGTCCAGTCAGCATAAGACATGCAGTACAGCTTGACTGTAAAGAGATCAAGGCTATTAATTTAGTTAGATCACTGTCTAAATATTGTTAAGCCTTTGGTAAATCGGCGCACAACATCTCAAACAACATCTGTTGTCATCGCTGTCTTATGGAGACTCTGCCCATCACTGCACACTGAGAGTAGAGAGCTGGGTCTTTTCCAGTCCATCAAGAGCTTCACATACGTTGTGGTGAAAATTATGGCTCTGAATCAAGTGCCTTGATGATAATAGCTACTGCGGCTACAAAGGGGGGCCATTTAGATGGGGACGTGCATGCTCTCAGGACATTACAGTGGAGTTTTGCCTGGAGTTGGCAACCTCTCAATCCCAAATGGAATGGATATGCTCAATTTACTATCAAATCCAAAGTCATGAAATGCTtgaaactgtgatgttttcatctgaatGGAGcaatatttttgaatgttttctgtctctttagccTTTATATGCCACCACAACAGCTTTCTTATCTATGGTTCCCTGGAGCAGCCCACACTAGCTAACTGGTCTCGAGTCACCCACATCTCAGTTGGTTCTGCCTTGGTGATCAGTGCTGCATTTGCTGTCGCTGGCTATACCACCTTCACCGGCTACACACAAGGTCACAATACAAAATGTACAGCAGACACTAGtgtgacagatgtttgtttttttttaattattatttttaataccaCAAATGTATTTTGATCTCAAATTTCCACTTCTCAGGAGACATATTTGAGAACTACTGCAGAGATGATAACCTGGCAACGTTCGGTCGCTTCTGTTTTGGCCTTAGCATAATAACCACATTTCCACTGGAGTGTTTTGTTACACGAGAGGTAAGTAATACCCTCTCAACCTCAAACTTAAACAGTTAAACATTAACATATGTTAGCTTTATTCAGAGCTAGAGACGTGGCTTTgttaacaaaatgaacaaaaagaaaacgtgGCACTTTTCACCCAGTTGCTCCTAAAGCGCTAACAGCACAACAGTGTCAGCCTAGAGACTAGTTACTGGGTCCTCGTCAGGAATTTGTGTCTTACCCTTTCTCAATGTGCAAATACAATGCTAATTGGAGTCATATTTCCATGCAGACTAGGagttattcattttcatatgaTTGTTAATCCTCTCAGGTGGTATCCAAAGTCATTTGCAGTCGAGATCTTTCAAAAGCTGAACATGTGGCCATAACCTTGTTCATAGTTGCAGTTTGCACATCAGTATCTTTGGGCTATGACTGTCTCGGAGTTGTTTTGGAGCTGAATGTAAGCCAAACCCACTCAGCTATTCTTTGCCTATTTACTTGTGTTCATTTATCCATGTtaatgaagtgtttgttttcatcttacTGGCATTTTCTTCTATCATGCAGGGTGCTCTGAGCGCCACACCTCTGATCTTCATCATTCCATCGGCATGCTTTCTCAAACTCTCCCCTGGCCGCTGGTTTCAGGGGGAAAACTTGATACCCACCATCTTGATAATACTTGGCTTATTTGTCATGATCACCGGGCTGATCATGACTGGCCTTTACCCTCAAGACTGTTCACACGGTGTGGAGATGTTCTACTGTGCAGACGCCAACATCTCTAGCACTGTACCACCTGTATGAAAGGaacattaaataattatttacaACACACCTTACACTACACcgcaaaaaaaaagtagttttaatcatttgtttttgtagtttgaGCTTGGCTGGTTAGTTTCAGTGAAGGGATATCTTAATTCTACAGATTGCAGTGGTATTTTGGACAATATTGTGCTACCAATGTAGTGGCAGCAGTCTGGGGAAGGCCCTTTTCTGTATCTTAAAGTAATGATTCTCCCAGTTTGGATGTAGAAGCACTTCAAACGCATCAAACACCTTTTAGATGGGCTGAAATGTCAACTGTGAGCCAGACCTTACTGCCCAACATCAGCGTCTGAAATCACCAAAAATCTTGTGGCTAAAGCAAAATCCCCAAATCCTATGGAGAGCCTTTCCAGGAGCAGCACATTAATGTCCAGGCTTCTGGAACAAGATATCCAGAAAACACATATGCGTGTAATGTTGATGTGTCCATATGCTTTGGTCATATATTGTACAAgga
This genomic interval from Seriola aureovittata isolate HTS-2021-v1 ecotype China chromosome 11, ASM2101889v1, whole genome shotgun sequence contains the following:
- the slc38a11 gene encoding putative sodium-coupled neutral amino acid transporter 11 isoform X1; protein product: MAQQLNNEEGTTLIPPQKVAGEQRGSMISASFNFINSIIGSGIIGLPYALNQAGLPLGLLLLIAVALITDYSIILLIKGGNLSGTNSYQSLVQSTFGFPGFLILSGLQFLYPFIAMISYNITTGDTLTKVFQRIPGVGTDHILAERHFVILLSTLVFTLPLSLYRNIEKLGKVSLLSMVLTLTILVIVIIRAATFGPQIPPTENAWAFAKWNAIQAVGVMSFAFICHHNSFLIYGSLEQPTLANWSRVTHISVGSALVISAAFAVAGYTTFTGYTQGDIFENYCRDDNLATFGRFCFGLSIITTFPLECFVTREVVSKVICSRDLSKAEHVAITLFIVAVCTSVSLGYDCLGVVLELNGALSATPLIFIIPSACFLKLSPGRWFQGENLIPTILIILGLFVMITGLIMTGLYPQDCSHGVEMFYCADANISSTVPPV
- the slc38a11 gene encoding putative sodium-coupled neutral amino acid transporter 11 isoform X2, which gives rise to MAQQLNNEEGTTLIPPQKVAGEQRGSMISASFNFINSIIGSGIIGLPYALNQAGLPLGLLLLIAVALITDYSIILLIKGGNLSGTNSYQSLVQSTFGFPGFLILSGLQFLYPFIAMISYNITTGDTLTKVFQRIPGVGTDHILAERHFVILLSTLVFTLPLSLYRNIEKLGKVSLLSMVLTLTILVIVIIRAATFGPQIPPTENAWAFAKWNAIQAVGVMSFAFICHHNSFLIYGSLEQPTLANWSRVTHISVGSALVISAAFAVAGYTTFTGYTQGDIFENYCRDDNLATFGRFCFGLSIITTFPLECFVTREGALSATPLIFIIPSACFLKLSPGRWFQGENLIPTILIILGLFVMITGLIMTGLYPQDCSHGVEMFYCADANISSTVPPV